A genomic window from Gossypium hirsutum isolate 1008001.06 chromosome D12, Gossypium_hirsutum_v2.1, whole genome shotgun sequence includes:
- the LOC107940700 gene encoding uncharacterized protein translates to MEAGHVFAEDVRDAMVANRQMARSMNVEIYSRRLETFRVSETISSRPGIPPKSYGVYLQNRRCEYRRFETLHYPCVHAVAACAKVNLNVEQYVDDMYTLECTLRVWENEFPVLPNLSTWEVPPMTFELLPNRGLCRNPRVRLQSTRTRNEMDIRENSDDKRCVLCRLSGHSRNKCLHRNYHVGQ, encoded by the coding sequence ATGGAGGCGGGACACGTGTTTGCCGaagatgtcagggatgcaatggttgcaaaccgtCAGATGGCGAGGtcaatgaatgtagaaatatattcacgacgTCTGGAAACGTTTCGAGTTAGTGAGACCATCAGTAGTCGACCTGGTATACCACCTAAGTCCTATGGAGTTTATCTCCAAAACAGACGGTGCGAGTACAGGAGGTtcgaaacacttcattatccatgtgtGCATGCTGTGGCAGCGTGTGCTAAAGTGAACCTTAATGTTGAACAATATGTCGATGATATGTACACGCTCGAGTGCACATTGCGTGTCTGGGAAAATGAGTTCCCTGTCCTGCCTAACCTGTCTACGTGGGAGGTGCCTCCGATGACTTTCGAGCTTCTCCCAAACAGAGGGCTATGCAGGAATCCAAGAGTTCGTCTGCAATCAACCAGAACccgtaatgaaatggacattagggagaactCAGACGATAAGCGTTGTGTATTATGCAGATTAAGTGGTCATAGTCGGAATAAATGTCTTCACCGAAACTATCATGTTGGACAGTAG
- the LOC121224644 gene encoding allene oxide synthase 3 yields the protein MSSSSSSSSSSSSSSSSSSLLSPLQLPMKPIPGDCGHTFFGPFRDRLAYFYHEGRDKFFENRIQKHKSTIIKTNMPPGPLIASCPRVVCLLDAVSFPVLFDTSKVEKRDVLDGTFLPSLAYTGGHRVCAYLDPSEPKHTSLKSFILSTLSARHHKFIPLFQTGLSELFNELEAQISSKKEAYFNTLSDTMSFNYVFRLFCDKSPSETRIGFKGPKLVDKWLLFQLAPLGSLGLLPNLLCYFEDILLRTFTFPFFLVKSDYKKLYDVFYEFGSSVLDEAESKFGIERDEACHNLVFLAGFNAYGGMKVLFPGLIKWVALAGQKVHKKLADEIRTTVEVEGGVTLSALNKMVLTKSVVYEYLRIDPPVPFQYGKAKVDFVIQSHDAAFEIKKGEMIFGYQPFATKDPKVFENPEEFVGDRFVGEGEKLLKYVYWSNGRETEETRAGNKHCAGKDLVVLLCRVMVVELFLRYETFEVESGTFMFAPSVTFKSLTKVSSP from the coding sequence atgtcttcttcttcttcttcttcttcttcttcttcttcttcttcttcttcttcttctttgttgtCGCCACTGCAGCTACCAATGAAACCAATTCCTGGTGACTGCGGACATACGTTCTTTGGTCCATTTCGAGATCGTTTAGCATACTTTTACCATGAAGGCAGAGACAAGTTCTTTGAGAACCGAATCCAAAAGCACAAATCCACAATCATCAAAACTAATATGCCTCCTGGACCTTTAATTGCCTCTTGCCCTCGTGTTGTTTGTCTTCTGGATGCTGTCTCCTTTCCTGTCCTTTTCGACACTTCAAAAGTTGAAAAACGTGATGTTCTTGACGGAACTTTCTTGCCTTCCCTGGCCTACACTGGTGGCCATCGTGTTTGCGCCTACCTCGACCCTTCCGAGCCAAAGCACACTTCTTTGAAATCCTTCATTTTGTCTACTCTCTCAGCCCGACATCATAAGTTCATACCACTCTTTCAAACAGGCTTATCAGAGCTTTTTAATGAGCTTGAAGCTCAAATTTCTAGCAAAAAAGAAGCTTATTTTAACACCTTGAGCGATACCATGTCTTTTAACTACGTTTTTCGCCTCTTCTGTGACAAAAGCCCTAGTGAAACAAGGATAGGTTTTAAAGGACCAAAACTTGTTGACAAATGGTTATTGTTTCAGCTTGCACCACTTGGATCACTAGGGTTGTTACCAAATCTTCTATGTTATTTCGAAGATATTTTGTTGCGCACATTCACTTTCCCTTTTTTTCTCGTTAAATCTGATTATAAAAAACTGTACGATGTGTTTTATGAGTTCGGAAGCTCAGTGTTGGATGAAGCTGAAAGTAAGTTCGGGATTGAAAGAGATGAAGCTTGCCATAACCTAGTTTTCCTTGCTGGTTTTAATGCTTATGGTGGTATGAAAGTCCTCTTCCCTGGGCTGATTAAATGGGTTGCATTAGCGGGACAAAAGGTACACAAGAAATTAGCTGATGAAATCAGGACCACCGTCGAAGTGGAAGGTGGGGTTACTTTATCTGCCTTGAACAAAATGGTTTTGACCAAATCAGTGGTTTATGAATACCTAAGGATCGATCCTCCAGTTCCTTTCCAGTATGGCAAAGCTAAGGTTGATTTTGTAATTCAAAGCCACGATGCAGCCTTTGAGATCAAGAAAGGAGAGATGATATTTGGATATCAACCGTTTGCAACTAAAGATCCCAAGGTTTTTGAGAACCCTGAGGAATTTGTGGGTGATAGATTTGTTGGGGAAGGAGAGAAGCTGTTAAAGTATGTTTATTGGTCGAATGGGCGTGAGACGGAGGAGACGAGGGCGGGGAACAAGCATTGCGCTGGGAAAGATCTGGTGGTACTGTTGTGTAGAGTAATGGTGGTGGAGCTTTTCCTTCGTTATGAGACGTTTGAGGTTGAGAGTGGGACGTTTATGTTCGCTCCATCAGTGACGTTCAAGTCACTGACTAAAGTCTCGTCACCATGA